One window of Paludibacter propionicigenes WB4 genomic DNA carries:
- a CDS encoding DegT/DnrJ/EryC1/StrS family aminotransferase: MNKKIWLSLAHMGGREQEYIKEAFDTNWVVPLGPNVNAFEESLINYIGEDKKVVALSAGTAAIHLALLQLGVGLGDEVICQSFTFSASANPITYLGAKPVFVDSEADTWNMDPVFLEEAILDRVKQTGNKPKAIIPVHLYGMPAKMNEIMKISVRYEIPVLEDAAEALGSEYNGHKCGTFGEFACLSFNGNKIITTSGGGALVCSTEQEAHKTVFYATQARDNAPHYQHSEIGYNYRLSNICAGIGRGQMLVLQDHVDKRREINSFYRNELSSIDGISFQTEPTDLFHSNYWLTSILIDPNKTGGKTADELRLALDAANIESRPLWKPMHLQPVFANCPSYVNGTSEKLFNMGLCIPSSSILSEEDLKRVVDVIKSFFN, encoded by the coding sequence ATGAATAAGAAAATATGGCTTTCACTCGCGCATATGGGAGGTAGAGAGCAAGAATATATTAAAGAGGCATTTGATACAAATTGGGTAGTGCCTTTAGGTCCCAATGTAAATGCATTTGAAGAATCATTAATCAACTATATAGGCGAAGATAAGAAAGTCGTGGCCTTAAGTGCGGGTACTGCTGCTATACATTTAGCATTATTGCAGCTTGGTGTTGGACTAGGTGATGAAGTAATTTGTCAATCGTTTACGTTTTCAGCTTCAGCTAATCCAATCACTTATTTAGGAGCTAAACCTGTATTTGTTGATAGCGAAGCGGATACTTGGAATATGGATCCCGTTTTCTTAGAAGAAGCCATACTTGACAGGGTTAAACAAACGGGGAACAAACCAAAAGCGATAATTCCCGTTCATTTGTATGGCATGCCTGCAAAGATGAACGAGATTATGAAAATTTCTGTTCGTTACGAAATACCGGTTTTAGAAGATGCTGCCGAAGCTCTGGGCTCAGAGTATAACGGACATAAATGTGGAACATTTGGGGAATTTGCTTGTCTTTCATTTAATGGAAATAAGATAATTACCACATCCGGTGGTGGTGCATTAGTTTGTAGCACGGAACAGGAAGCTCATAAAACAGTTTTCTATGCAACACAAGCTCGTGATAATGCACCTCATTACCAACATTCAGAAATCGGCTATAATTATCGTTTGAGTAATATTTGTGCAGGAATTGGTCGTGGGCAAATGTTGGTACTTCAGGATCACGTGGATAAGCGAAGAGAAATTAACTCCTTTTATCGGAATGAATTATCGTCTATTGACGGAATTTCCTTTCAAACTGAACCCACTGATTTATTTCACTCAAACTATTGGTTGACATCTATTCTTATTGATCCAAATAAAACCGGTGGTAAAACGGCCGATGAATTGAGACTTGCGCTCGATGCAGCCAATATTGAGTCAAGACCTCTTTGGAAGCCAATGCATCTACAACCAGTATTTGCAAATTGTCCAAGCTATGTCAATGGTACTTCAGAAAAGCTATTTAATATGGGTTTGTGTATTCCGTCAAGTTCAATTCTGTCAGAAGAAGATTTGAAAAGAGTAGTAGATGTGATTAAAAGTTTTTTCAATTAA
- a CDS encoding metallophosphoesterase family protein — MKILIFGDVHGNLIALERLVKLEQSQVDFFVCHGDIVNYGPWTNECVRLLNDIPNVFVLKGNHEKYFIDGFYDGTNIVARASFEKCYASFDKSLVKVLDQYENQFQIDDFIIRHTIENRYIYANTNIADLKIDCNYIIGHSHQQFEGELNDYKLYNTGSLGQNRQFINKSCYLILNTDTKKVEFKSYIFDIKKVINEMKVQNYPQICIDYYLSKQQL, encoded by the coding sequence ATGAAAATTTTAATTTTTGGCGATGTGCATGGTAATCTTATTGCACTAGAAAGATTAGTTAAACTAGAACAATCGCAAGTTGATTTTTTTGTTTGCCATGGAGATATAGTTAATTATGGCCCATGGACGAACGAATGTGTGCGACTCTTAAATGATATTCCTAATGTATTTGTTTTAAAAGGCAATCATGAAAAATACTTTATAGATGGATTTTATGATGGAACAAATATTGTCGCAAGAGCTTCTTTTGAAAAATGCTATGCTTCTTTTGATAAGTCTTTAGTTAAAGTACTCGACCAATATGAAAATCAATTTCAAATTGATGATTTTATAATACGGCATACAATTGAAAATAGATATATATATGCGAATACCAATATTGCTGATTTAAAAATTGATTGTAATTATATTATTGGACATTCTCATCAACAATTTGAAGGTGAGTTAAATGATTACAAGCTATATAATACTGGTAGTCTAGGTCAGAATAGACAATTTATTAATAAGTCATGTTATTTGATTTTAAATACAGATACAAAAAAAGTAGAATTTAAGTCTTATATTTTCGATATTAAAAAGGTTATAAACGAAATGAAAGTTCAAAATTATCCTCAAATATGTATTGATTATTACTTATCAAAGCAACAATTGTAA
- a CDS encoding WbqC family protein — MLVSIHQPDYLPWLGYFNKIALSDVFVFLDDAQFSTDNIHNWNRIKSPQGELKIKIPVEQKLGYKINEVRTKDELKWREKHLKSISMFYRRAPYYEEVFPDFENIIMKTYPDISKLNETIIRYFCDGFGIQTKFLLSSDLNLSTFNEERVIDICKAVGGTRYYSGNGAKAYQVEEHFTNRGIQLEYTHFEPFEYPQQWGNFIPCMSVIDYVMNCGFKKWW, encoded by the coding sequence ATGCTAGTATCAATTCACCAACCCGATTACCTACCTTGGTTAGGCTATTTTAATAAAATAGCATTGTCAGATGTTTTTGTTTTTCTTGATGATGCCCAATTTTCTACAGACAATATTCACAATTGGAATCGTATAAAATCACCTCAAGGAGAGTTAAAGATAAAAATTCCAGTAGAACAAAAACTAGGGTATAAAATTAATGAGGTTCGTACAAAAGATGAATTAAAATGGCGTGAAAAGCATCTAAAATCTATTAGCATGTTTTATCGGCGAGCTCCATATTACGAAGAAGTATTCCCTGACTTTGAAAATATAATTATGAAAACCTACCCTGATATTTCAAAATTGAATGAAACAATTATTCGTTATTTCTGTGATGGATTTGGAATTCAAACAAAATTTTTGTTGTCATCAGATCTTAATTTGAGTACATTTAACGAGGAGAGGGTGATTGATATTTGTAAAGCTGTTGGTGGAACAAGATATTATTCAGGTAATGGAGCGAAAGCATATCAAGTGGAAGAACATTTTACAAATAGGGGAATACAACTTGAATATACTCACTTCGAGCCTTTTGAATATCCTCAGCAATGGGGTAATTTTATTCCTTGCATGTCTGTTATTGATTATGTTATGAATTGTGGATTTAAAAAATGGTGGTAA
- a CDS encoding capsular polysaccharide biosynthesis protein CapF yields MKILITGAKGFVGKNLIVELRNQGFEDLMEFDVDSDLRLLDVYAGQCEFVFHLAGVNRPENQADFMAGNFGFTSQLLDALKKYHSKAPVLITSSIQAAQNNPYGESKKAGEDLLFDYSKETGSRVYVYRLPNVFGKWCRPNYNSAVATFCNNIAHNLPIQVNDPNAVLNLVYVDDVINSFIAKLKVESSLAPSPHFEEVSPVHTKSLGEIVTLLNKFKDSRSTLQLPDMGNAFEKKLYSTYLSYLPESDFSYPLKMNVDQRGSFTEFLKTNERGQVSVNISKPHIIKGNHWHHTKNEKFLVVSGKGVIRFRKIDSEDIIEYFVSGERLEVVDIPVGYTHNIENLGETDMVTIMWVNEVFDKERPDTYFLEVTPNL; encoded by the coding sequence ATGAAAATACTCATAACAGGTGCAAAAGGTTTTGTCGGTAAAAACCTGATTGTTGAATTACGAAATCAAGGATTTGAGGATTTGATGGAATTTGATGTGGATAGCGATCTAAGATTATTAGATGTATATGCGGGTCAATGTGAGTTTGTATTTCATTTAGCGGGAGTAAACCGACCTGAAAATCAAGCTGATTTCATGGCCGGTAATTTTGGTTTCACATCTCAACTATTGGATGCACTTAAAAAATACCACAGTAAAGCTCCAGTCTTAATAACATCATCTATTCAGGCAGCTCAAAATAACCCCTACGGCGAGAGCAAAAAGGCCGGAGAAGACTTGTTGTTTGATTATAGTAAAGAAACCGGTTCGAGAGTGTATGTTTATCGTTTACCTAATGTTTTTGGTAAATGGTGTAGACCTAATTACAACAGCGCGGTGGCTACCTTTTGTAATAATATTGCACATAATCTTCCGATTCAGGTGAATGATCCAAATGCGGTTTTGAACCTGGTATATGTGGATGACGTGATTAATTCGTTTATTGCTAAATTAAAAGTTGAAAGTTCTCTCGCCCCAAGTCCTCATTTTGAAGAAGTATCACCGGTTCATACAAAATCATTAGGTGAGATAGTAACGCTATTGAATAAATTTAAAGATAGTCGATCAACATTACAGCTTCCTGATATGGGTAATGCATTTGAAAAAAAGCTTTATTCTACCTACCTGAGCTACTTGCCGGAGAGTGATTTTAGTTATCCTTTGAAGATGAACGTAGACCAACGAGGTTCATTCACCGAGTTTTTAAAAACAAATGAACGAGGTCAAGTATCTGTAAATATATCCAAGCCACACATAATAAAGGGAAATCACTGGCATCATACCAAAAATGAGAAGTTTTTGGTAGTTAGTGGAAAAGGAGTTATTCGGTTTCGAAAAATTGATTCGGAGGATATCATTGAATATTTTGTTTCAGGTGAAAGGCTGGAGGTAGTTGATATTCCGGTTGGCTATACGCATAATATAGAAAATTTGGGAGAGACCGATATGGTAACAATTATGTGGGTAAATGAAGTTTTCGATAAAGAAAGACCGGACACATATTTTTTGGAAGTCACCCCTAACCTCTAA
- a CDS encoding glycosyltransferase family 4 protein — protein MARSMNVLFLTIALPDLNNSSNMYGDLIQEYIKQGHKVYTVAPTAKEKTHISVENKVEVLRVKTLTLFGVGNVKKGIAYQMLIPQYLLAIKKYFSNIHVDLIICHTPPLEFALIMQVLKKKFKCSFYLLLRDYIWQDAVGLGIIKEKGIICRYYRYLEKKMYQLADGIGCMSQGNIEFVKYYYPDLNAAKLHILDNFQSPQVKVEKDDDLRTKYELKGKFVSVYGGNMGVSQKMENILALAQACMEYNDVIFLLIGNGTSFKKLKIRAQQIQLTNIKFYDFIPRDEYQKLMAQCNLGLISLNENLKIPNIPSKTISYFNMSIPILASIDYVTDYGELLESTNSGLWSYGGDLKTLKANFDKLYHSQDLRDEMGENGYHYYCKNMTAEYAYHKIMDFLNK, from the coding sequence ATGGCAAGAAGTATGAATGTTTTATTTCTGACAATTGCTCTCCCTGATTTAAACAACTCGTCCAATATGTATGGGGATTTGATTCAGGAATATATCAAACAAGGGCATAAGGTTTATACAGTTGCGCCGACAGCTAAGGAAAAGACTCATATCAGTGTAGAAAATAAAGTAGAAGTCCTACGAGTGAAAACTTTAACTTTGTTTGGAGTTGGTAATGTAAAAAAAGGTATAGCTTATCAAATGCTAATACCTCAGTATTTGTTAGCTATCAAAAAGTACTTTTCAAATATTCATGTTGATTTAATCATTTGCCATACTCCACCTTTGGAATTTGCATTAATTATGCAAGTTTTAAAGAAAAAGTTTAAATGTTCGTTCTATTTATTGTTGCGTGACTATATTTGGCAGGATGCAGTGGGACTGGGTATTATAAAGGAGAAAGGGATAATATGTAGATATTATCGCTACTTAGAAAAAAAAATGTACCAGTTGGCAGATGGTATTGGGTGTATGTCGCAAGGCAATATTGAATTTGTAAAATATTATTATCCGGATCTAAATGCTGCGAAACTCCATATTTTGGATAACTTTCAGTCTCCTCAAGTTAAAGTAGAAAAAGATGATGATTTAAGGACAAAATACGAATTGAAAGGTAAGTTTGTATCTGTATATGGTGGAAATATGGGTGTTTCCCAAAAGATGGAGAATATTTTGGCTTTGGCGCAAGCATGTATGGAGTATAATGATGTTATTTTCTTATTAATTGGCAATGGAACATCTTTCAAAAAACTTAAAATAAGAGCTCAGCAAATTCAGTTGACAAATATAAAGTTCTACGATTTTATTCCCAGAGATGAGTACCAGAAGTTGATGGCTCAATGTAACTTGGGTCTGATTAGTCTCAATGAGAACCTTAAAATTCCAAATATTCCAAGTAAAACGATATCGTATTTTAATATGTCTATTCCTATTTTAGCCTCTATAGATTACGTAACTGACTATGGTGAATTATTGGAATCTACTAATTCTGGACTTTGGTCATATGGAGGTGATTTAAAAACATTAAAAGCCAATTTTGACAAACTCTATCACTCCCAAGATCTTCGTGATGAGATGGGAGAAAATGGTTATCACTATTATTGTAAGAATATGACTGCGGAATATGCATATCACAAGATAATGGACTTTCTAAACAAATAA
- the wecB gene encoding non-hydrolyzing UDP-N-acetylglucosamine 2-epimerase codes for MNNIKKLKVLTVVGTRPEIIRLSCVLQKLDASDAIEHILVHTGQNYDYELNEVFFEDLGLRTPDYFLNAAGKNATETAGLILINIDSVLEEVQPDAFLVLGDTNSCLCAIAAKKRHIPIFHMEAGNRCFDQRVPEESNRKIVDHTADINLTYSDIAREYLLAEGLRPDRIIKTGSPMYEVLTTYLPKVKASTILEDLSLTAENYFVVSAHREENIASEKNFFHLVEILNIVASTYNLPVIVSTHPRTRKMIDKHDLKFHENVKLMKPMGLSDYIALQMNAKAVLSDSGTISEESSILNFRALNIREAHERPEAMEEASVMMVGLNPERVMQGLVQLETQQKGADRNFRPVADYSMPNVSDKVVRIILSYTDYVKRVVWQEV; via the coding sequence ATGAACAATATTAAGAAATTAAAAGTGCTAACAGTTGTTGGCACAAGACCTGAGATAATACGTTTATCATGTGTTTTACAAAAATTAGATGCATCGGATGCTATTGAACATATCTTGGTTCATACAGGTCAGAACTACGACTACGAATTAAACGAAGTCTTTTTTGAAGATTTAGGATTACGTACACCCGACTATTTTTTGAACGCTGCCGGTAAAAATGCTACTGAAACTGCCGGCTTAATTCTTATAAATATTGATTCTGTACTGGAGGAGGTTCAACCCGATGCATTCTTAGTATTGGGTGATACAAATTCATGCTTATGCGCAATTGCAGCTAAAAAACGACATATTCCTATTTTTCACATGGAAGCAGGCAATCGCTGTTTCGATCAACGTGTGCCGGAAGAAAGCAATCGTAAGATAGTAGATCACACCGCTGATATTAACCTGACGTATAGTGATATTGCTCGTGAATATTTGTTGGCAGAAGGCTTACGACCGGATCGGATTATCAAAACTGGAAGTCCGATGTATGAAGTATTAACTACTTATTTACCTAAGGTAAAAGCTTCGACGATCCTTGAAGACTTATCGTTAACTGCTGAAAACTATTTTGTGGTTTCAGCTCACCGTGAAGAGAATATTGCCTCTGAAAAAAACTTTTTTCATTTAGTAGAAATTTTAAATATTGTGGCTTCAACCTATAATTTACCGGTTATTGTTTCCACTCATCCCCGTACCCGAAAAATGATTGATAAACATGATCTCAAATTTCATGAGAATGTAAAGTTGATGAAACCTATGGGACTGAGTGACTACATTGCTCTACAAATGAATGCAAAAGCTGTATTGTCAGACAGTGGAACTATAAGTGAAGAATCATCTATCCTTAATTTTAGAGCGCTTAATATCAGGGAAGCGCATGAGCGCCCGGAAGCAATGGAAGAAGCTTCGGTGATGATGGTGGGACTAAATCCCGAACGTGTAATGCAAGGGCTGGTACAATTAGAAACCCAACAAAAAGGTGCTGACCGTAATTTCAGACCTGTGGCAGATTATAGTATGCCAAATGTTAGTGATAAAGTGGTTCGAATTATACTCTCTTATACTGATTATGTGAAGAGAGTAGTATGGCAAGAAGTATGA
- a CDS encoding PIG-L deacetylase family protein, with protein sequence MSNILIIAPHPDDEILGCGAVMRKHVLEGDDVYVIIMTNAHVGDPELYKEEVVASVRSEALEAHELLGVKKTIFFDFPAPALDQFPKYKMSAKVSATISEYNIQTVYIPWRGDIHIDHKVVYDISLVACRPVGDYSVTRILAYETLSETEWCSPFGSEAFIPNVFVSVTFDEFTSKIDAMKCYKSQLRDFPASRSIESLISLSKLRGSTINKQRAEAFMLIRNIVV encoded by the coding sequence ATGAGTAATATATTAATAATTGCGCCACATCCAGATGATGAGATATTAGGTTGTGGTGCAGTAATGAGAAAGCATGTACTAGAGGGAGACGATGTTTATGTAATAATTATGACCAACGCACATGTTGGTGATCCAGAATTATATAAAGAAGAAGTGGTTGCAAGTGTTCGCAGCGAAGCTCTAGAAGCTCATGAACTCTTAGGAGTTAAGAAAACAATATTCTTTGATTTTCCTGCTCCTGCACTCGATCAATTCCCAAAGTATAAAATGTCTGCCAAAGTATCAGCTACAATTAGCGAATATAATATTCAGACTGTATATATCCCTTGGAGAGGAGATATCCATATTGACCATAAAGTTGTATACGATATCTCTTTAGTAGCTTGTAGACCTGTAGGTGACTATTCGGTTACAAGAATCTTAGCATATGAAACATTATCAGAGACAGAATGGTGTTCTCCTTTCGGTTCAGAAGCTTTTATTCCAAATGTTTTTGTTTCAGTAACTTTTGATGAATTTACTTCAAAGATTGATGCAATGAAATGTTATAAATCCCAATTAAGAGATTTTCCTGCATCTCGTTCAATTGAGTCACTTATTTCTCTTTCTAAATTAAGAGGTTCGACAATAAATAAACAACGAGCTGAAGCTTTTATGTTAATTAGAAACATTGTTGTTTGA
- a CDS encoding sugar transferase: MYRFFIKPILDFILALIGLILLSPVFFALAILIKFDSNGPVFFRQERLGKGGRTFRIFKFRSMVDHAIEKGTGLETFNGDPRITKIGSFLRKTSLDEIPQLINILLGDMSFIGPRPPVINFPYKIEDYNEFDRRRFLVKPGISGLAAIRCREIHDWSINIPIDVEYVSKQSFILDAKLFIKSLLVFVKTDNIYSNDKPQRKC, translated from the coding sequence ATGTATAGATTTTTTATTAAACCCATTCTAGATTTTATTTTAGCTCTTATAGGATTAATTTTACTATCTCCTGTTTTTTTTGCTCTAGCTATTTTGATAAAGTTTGATTCTAATGGTCCAGTTTTCTTTAGACAAGAAAGGTTAGGTAAAGGGGGGCGAACTTTTCGAATATTTAAATTTCGCTCTATGGTAGATCATGCCATTGAAAAAGGTACAGGTTTAGAGACTTTTAATGGAGATCCAAGAATTACTAAAATAGGATCATTTCTTCGAAAGACAAGTTTGGACGAAATTCCTCAATTAATTAATATTTTATTAGGTGATATGAGTTTTATTGGACCTCGACCTCCTGTAATCAATTTTCCGTATAAAATTGAAGATTATAATGAATTTGATAGACGGAGATTCCTTGTTAAACCAGGTATTAGCGGATTGGCTGCAATACGGTGTAGAGAAATACATGATTGGAGCATTAATATACCTATAGATGTAGAGTATGTTAGTAAACAAAGTTTCATTTTAGATGCTAAATTGTTTATCAAATCGTTACTTGTTTTTGTTAAAACCGATAATATTTATTCAAACGATAAACCTCAACGTAAATGCTAG
- a CDS encoding NAD-dependent epimerase/dehydratase family protein has translation MKLAVVVGANGFLGSELVNKLISCDFEVVAIYNSKYDRINNKARILTSSELLDLDICPDFVFYSSGNYTNSHYELLEINNILYKYSVKFYRSKMIYISSTNVYGNSSDIITECSPYYNPSLYALSKLAGEFVVRAMKRFSIVRLTYIYGPGISNNSFIPHIIASAKSNNKIILFGKGEREQDYIYIDDAVNICLASALNNENRIYLGATGISISNKKVSFEIKKWIECSIEFEGTETGQSYYFNPRNTFDELGWKPLTSFSDGIKKMLV, from the coding sequence ATGAAATTAGCAGTTGTTGTAGGTGCAAATGGATTTTTAGGGAGTGAATTGGTTAATAAACTAATAAGCTGTGATTTTGAAGTAGTGGCCATCTACAATTCAAAGTATGATAGGATAAACAATAAGGCTAGGATTTTGACTAGTAGTGAATTGTTAGACTTGGATATTTGTCCAGATTTTGTTTTTTATTCATCCGGTAATTATACAAATTCTCATTATGAATTATTAGAGATAAACAATATCTTGTATAAATATTCAGTTAAATTTTATAGATCTAAAATGATTTATATATCTAGTACAAATGTTTATGGAAATAGTAGTGATATAATTACAGAATGTTCTCCATATTATAATCCAAGTTTGTATGCTCTGTCCAAATTGGCCGGTGAGTTCGTTGTTAGAGCAATGAAACGATTTTCCATTGTAAGGTTAACTTATATTTATGGACCTGGCATTTCTAATAATTCCTTTATTCCCCATATTATTGCTTCTGCTAAAAGTAATAATAAAATTATATTATTTGGAAAAGGTGAAAGAGAACAAGATTATATATATATAGATGATGCTGTTAATATTTGTTTGGCTAGTGCGTTAAATAACGAAAATAGAATATATTTAGGTGCTACTGGCATTTCTATCTCAAATAAAAAAGTTTCTTTTGAAATAAAAAAATGGATTGAATGTTCTATCGAGTTTGAAGGGACAGAAACAGGACAATCTTATTATTTTAATCCTCGAAATACATTTGATGAGCTTGGATGGAAGCCATTAACATCCTTTTCTGATGGAATAAAGAAAATGTTAGTATGA
- a CDS encoding polysaccharide biosynthesis protein, with product MSIFKDKILLITGGTGSFGNAVLNRFLDTDIKEIRIFSRDEKKQDDMRHQYQNPKIRFYIGDVRDKRSVDGAMKGVDYVFAAAALKQVPSCEFFPMQAVRTNVIGTENVLDSAIEHGVKNVVVLSTDKACYPINAMGISKAMMEKVAIAKARALGKDAKTTICCTRYGNVMASRGSVIPLWVDQMQAGNDITITDPNMTRYMMTLDDAVDLVIYAFEHGENGDLFVQKAPAATLDVLAKALIGLYKTNTKVRVIGTRHGEKLYETLVTREEMAKSEDMGNYYRIPCDARDLNYDKYFVEGEEKVSQIEDYHSHNTTRLDEEGMKQLLLKLEFIRDGISK from the coding sequence ATGTCCATTTTTAAAGATAAGATTTTACTAATTACAGGAGGAACGGGTTCTTTTGGCAATGCTGTGCTTAACCGTTTTCTCGATACAGACATTAAGGAAATCCGTATTTTTTCACGCGATGAAAAGAAACAGGATGACATGCGTCACCAATATCAGAATCCTAAAATAAGATTTTACATAGGTGATGTTCGTGATAAACGCTCAGTTGATGGTGCGATGAAAGGTGTCGACTATGTTTTTGCTGCAGCAGCCCTGAAACAAGTTCCTTCCTGTGAGTTTTTCCCTATGCAGGCTGTTCGAACAAATGTAATTGGAACCGAAAATGTTCTGGATTCTGCTATTGAACACGGTGTAAAAAATGTTGTTGTTCTTTCAACAGATAAGGCTTGCTATCCGATCAATGCTATGGGTATATCTAAGGCTATGATGGAAAAAGTAGCTATTGCAAAAGCTCGTGCATTAGGGAAAGATGCTAAAACGACAATTTGTTGCACGCGATATGGTAATGTGATGGCAAGTCGTGGTTCTGTTATTCCATTATGGGTTGATCAAATGCAGGCTGGAAATGATATAACCATAACAGATCCGAATATGACTCGTTATATGATGACGTTGGATGATGCAGTCGATTTGGTCATCTATGCATTTGAGCATGGAGAGAATGGTGACTTATTTGTTCAAAAGGCTCCTGCTGCAACCTTGGATGTTTTGGCAAAGGCCTTGATAGGTTTGTATAAAACAAACACAAAAGTGAGAGTTATCGGAACTCGTCATGGCGAAAAACTATATGAAACCTTGGTTACCCGTGAAGAGATGGCAAAAAGTGAAGATATGGGTAATTATTACCGAATTCCGTGCGATGCGCGTGATTTGAATTATGATAAATATTTTGTTGAAGGTGAAGAAAAAGTTTCACAAATTGAAGATTATCATTCACATAACACAACAAGACTGGATGAGGAGGGGATGAAACAGCTTTTATTGAAGCTGGAATTTATAAGAGACGGAATCAGTAAATGA
- a CDS encoding ATP-grasp domain-containing protein yields the protein MKKKNILVTGAGALLGQGILRLLQVSDFPKKIFTGDPDPRSTGHWLGDYAITIPKVTEVNYIDFIKNIVVKYNIDAILVGTDVELPIFAKHNKEFLDTYNCRVIVSSEEVISIANDKFLTASFLERNDFPFPLSVMANDIEKLLHIEKKIGFPLFAKPLDGARSQGVKKIENHEELMELYHPESNLVVQQFLSDEEGEYTSGCIVINGKCKAIVTLKRDLRDGNTYRAYRNDLTSMYDEFIIKIAEKLNPDGPVNFQFRILNGKPVIFEINGRFSGTTPLRHFFGFNEVSELLKYYLLGIEINEPKLKNGIVLRTWSDLFIDEQELNTLSTEGVFENLNPIFYSFCLKK from the coding sequence ATGAAAAAGAAAAATATATTAGTAACTGGAGCCGGCGCATTATTGGGGCAGGGTATTTTGAGACTGTTGCAAGTATCTGATTTCCCTAAAAAGATATTTACAGGAGATCCTGACCCTCGTTCAACAGGTCATTGGCTTGGAGATTATGCGATTACTATTCCAAAAGTCACAGAAGTGAATTACATTGATTTTATTAAAAATATAGTAGTAAAATACAATATTGACGCAATTTTAGTTGGAACTGATGTTGAATTACCAATATTTGCAAAGCATAACAAGGAGTTTTTAGATACTTACAATTGCAGAGTAATTGTAAGTAGTGAAGAAGTCATTAGTATCGCAAATGATAAATTCCTAACTGCATCATTTTTAGAACGCAATGATTTCCCATTTCCACTATCAGTTATGGCTAATGATATTGAGAAGTTACTTCATATTGAAAAGAAAATAGGTTTTCCATTGTTTGCAAAGCCACTTGACGGGGCACGCTCCCAAGGAGTTAAGAAAATTGAGAATCATGAAGAATTGATGGAGCTTTATCATCCAGAAAGTAATCTTGTTGTGCAGCAATTTTTATCAGACGAAGAAGGTGAATATACTTCTGGGTGTATCGTAATAAATGGGAAATGCAAAGCAATTGTAACATTGAAGCGTGATTTAAGAGATGGAAATACGTATAGAGCTTATAGGAATGACTTAACTTCAATGTATGATGAATTTATTATTAAAATAGCAGAGAAGCTAAATCCAGATGGGCCAGTAAATTTTCAATTTAGGATACTAAATGGTAAGCCCGTTATTTTTGAAATAAATGGTAGGTTTAGTGGAACAACTCCTTTGAGACACTTTTTTGGATTTAATGAAGTAAGTGAATTATTGAAGTATTATTTGTTAGGTATTGAAATTAATGAGCCTAAGCTTAAAAATGGTATTGTGTTGAGAACTTGGTCTGATCTTTTTATTGATGAACAGGAATTAAATACATTGAGCACTGAAGGAGTATTTGAAAATTTAAATCCGATATTTTATAGTTTTTGCCTTAAGAAATAA